From the Leptospira biflexa serovar Patoc strain 'Patoc 1 (Paris)' genome, one window contains:
- a CDS encoding STAS domain-containing protein yields MNEDKIGIRSEEIGNKMIVHVQGNLDVHNTHKIEKDLLTLVSSSGKSVIFNLSEVPFISSAGLRLLVTTLRHCQEQKISIAICGLQPAVEKVFDIIGMQQLFTIYPDLDAALK; encoded by the coding sequence ATGAACGAAGATAAAATCGGAATCCGTTCGGAAGAAATCGGAAACAAAATGATTGTACATGTCCAAGGCAATTTGGATGTTCACAACACACACAAAATCGAAAAAGATTTACTCACTCTTGTTAGCTCATCTGGAAAATCAGTGATTTTTAATTTGAGTGAAGTGCCTTTTATTTCTTCAGCGGGGTTACGCCTTCTTGTGACGACACTTAGGCATTGCCAAGAACAGAAAATTAGCATTGCGATCTGTGGATTACAACCAGCTGTCGAGAAAGTCTTCGATATCATTGGGATGCAGCAGTTATTCACGATTTATCCTGATTTAGATGCAGCTTTAAAGTAA
- a CDS encoding acyl-CoA carboxylase subunit beta: protein METMQYSLNNPFKESKAPETQTGIYDDALKLGKELIEKPFLGGGEDRIRVQHSKNRMTVWERIKVLTDEEPNITYQNWGPNLDGASIVTGILNIKGRDVAVYGHDFTLRAGSMDATNGSKLARLIQMAGTHGIPLIGMNDSAGAYVPAGVGGLDGYSEAFTALRKISGVVPSVMLMFGFNAGGGAYLPRQGSFMIQCDGTFFGLTGPGVVKSVLGEDISAEDLGGPKVHGQSGVVDLVTGDELGSLRTAIRLLSYLPDNNHSFAPFYPTSDPVDRFIYEEDILFRKTFNSPTGMNTPFDITLYLQQICDHGEFFELQPQRARNIVTAFGRIGGHVVGFLANNSAVSSGQIDIGASRKGTRFVRFCNLYNIPMVFVEDTTGFLPGRDQEHNGIVLEGRKLLDSIIDLRTPRLTLIIRNAFGGAYATFNSYFTGASMVFALPTARIAVMGPAGKEYVYKDEITSVQKEFLANVKKGMSDKEAAATRDAKLFEIGQRYEKELMNPKEALSLGSVSSIILPGFTRNVLSKNLSFLMSKYKPAEMSGPQREFE from the coding sequence ATGGAAACCATGCAGTATTCCCTAAACAACCCGTTCAAAGAATCCAAAGCGCCGGAGACACAAACCGGCATTTATGACGATGCTCTCAAACTCGGAAAGGAATTGATTGAAAAACCATTCCTTGGTGGTGGTGAAGATCGTATCCGTGTCCAACATTCCAAAAACAGGATGACTGTTTGGGAAAGGATCAAAGTCCTCACAGACGAAGAACCAAACATCACCTACCAAAACTGGGGACCGAATTTAGATGGTGCCTCGATTGTTACAGGAATTTTAAATATCAAAGGCCGTGATGTGGCGGTGTATGGGCATGATTTTACCCTACGTGCCGGTTCCATGGATGCAACAAACGGTAGCAAACTCGCTCGCCTCATCCAAATGGCAGGAACTCATGGAATCCCTCTCATTGGGATGAACGATTCCGCAGGTGCTTATGTGCCAGCGGGTGTGGGTGGCCTTGACGGATATTCGGAGGCATTCACAGCCCTTCGTAAAATCAGTGGGGTGGTTCCGTCAGTCATGCTCATGTTTGGGTTTAACGCTGGTGGTGGGGCTTACCTCCCTCGCCAAGGATCCTTTATGATCCAATGTGATGGAACCTTCTTTGGTCTCACGGGACCAGGTGTTGTGAAATCGGTACTTGGGGAAGATATCTCTGCCGAAGACTTAGGTGGCCCAAAAGTCCACGGACAATCTGGTGTGGTGGACCTTGTTACAGGTGACGAGTTAGGATCCCTTAGAACCGCAATTCGATTGTTATCGTATCTTCCAGACAATAACCATAGTTTTGCGCCTTTTTACCCTACCTCTGACCCAGTGGACAGATTCATTTACGAAGAGGACATCCTTTTCCGTAAAACTTTTAACTCCCCAACCGGGATGAACACTCCTTTTGACATCACACTCTACTTACAACAAATCTGTGACCATGGTGAGTTTTTTGAACTCCAACCACAAAGAGCCCGGAACATAGTCACGGCGTTTGGAAGGATTGGTGGCCATGTGGTGGGTTTTCTTGCAAATAACTCTGCCGTATCTTCTGGCCAGATTGATATTGGAGCATCTCGAAAGGGAACTCGTTTTGTCAGGTTTTGTAACCTATACAATATCCCTATGGTGTTTGTAGAAGATACCACTGGATTTTTACCAGGCCGCGACCAAGAACATAATGGAATTGTACTCGAAGGAAGAAAACTCCTCGATTCCATCATTGACCTTCGCACTCCAAGACTCACCCTCATCATCCGTAACGCGTTTGGTGGTGCTTACGCTACATTTAACTCGTATTTTACGGGAGCATCGATGGTATTTGCCCTTCCAACTGCAAGGATTGCCGTGATGGGTCCTGCTGGAAAAGAGTATGTTTACAAAGATGAGATCACTAGTGTTCAAAAGGAATTTTTGGCAAATGTCAAAAAAGGTATGAGTGACAAAGAAGCTGCTGCCACTCGCGATGCAAAACTCTTTGAGATTGGCCAACGTTATGAAAAAGAACTCATGAATCCAAAAGAAGCACTTTCTCTTGGTTCTGTTTCCTCCATCATTCTACCAGGTTTCACTCGTAACGTGCTTTCCAAAAACTTGAGTTTTCTCATGTCCAAATACAAACCGGCGGAAATGTCCGGTCCTCAAAGGGAGTTTGAATAA
- a CDS encoding biotin/lipoyl-containing protein: protein MLDKNLKRIQFQESESAWIRSFTVESIKCLIVCRGPVRKETMDVFDAIGVKEYGILLSEKDSIVYPKALAPELRNFRFPENIHRVPDYMGAGKEEKELRIHQIIGIAKDNGYTHIFAGYGFMAEDAEFIEAIERAGITFMGPSSHVAKGAGAKDEAKKLARSLNVSVTPGVDNITALALLRKTGNSKDGLQKVAKENNLNFSFDEKKSLEDNAEILLQLSYEKTIDITSIPDLQKESEILCEDIWKKYPGKRIRFKYIGGGGGKGQRVISSKGEIESAVMEILAESKVTAVGSNRNFLIELNIENTRHNEIQLIGNGEWSLSLGGRDCSLQMHEQKLLEISQTVELLQKEADLVRSSNSKKAAILDNDVQTLKDMEHQAEVFGKAIKLNSVSTFECIVEGNSFFFMEVNTRIQVEHRVTEMVYKMKFTNPNDPNDFFYIDSLVEAMAVLSIHGPRVPKPERIVRNVSGAEVRINATNRALQPHAGGIIQNWSNALPEEIRDDQGICTRNPDTGAFVHYNLAGAYDSNVALIVSYGNSRTENLEILGNILRKTELRGQNLETNLLVHYGLIQWILGKDAMFKPSTAFMISYLAGIGALQSIINDLDLEYLWSEKTKASDADLKKILSKKMTLVVRPMERLLANPHLLGGFLGYFDGKLWTRSGNNVSFNENPIQFLDSLYYYLNLDTTAQKASSEKIWDHDEKLLIEAKEFYSELSKRTGLKTWKEISDVLAKGKNPSKEISDELWEKVKASHNGFQAGLETLLLLPKIGIKSNFFGLDVNVDLDGVVPDEFKNKDTRDAFIKTLNPPPKMSGDEIVAPMGGMFYSKEAPNLPPLVNEGDHFQAGQPLFIIEVMKMFNKILAPVSGTMVKNLMVDSDGKIVTKAQPIFKIKPDEILKEESPEDIRARKVKVTKELGLG from the coding sequence ATGTTAGATAAGAATTTAAAACGCATTCAATTCCAAGAATCCGAGTCTGCATGGATTCGTTCCTTTACAGTGGAATCCATCAAATGCCTCATTGTTTGCCGTGGTCCTGTTCGTAAGGAAACCATGGATGTCTTTGATGCCATTGGTGTGAAAGAATATGGAATTTTACTTTCTGAAAAAGATTCCATTGTTTATCCAAAGGCACTCGCACCAGAACTTCGTAACTTTCGATTTCCAGAAAACATCCACCGAGTTCCTGATTATATGGGAGCAGGGAAGGAAGAAAAAGAACTACGCATCCACCAAATCATTGGAATCGCAAAAGACAATGGATACACCCATATCTTTGCTGGTTACGGATTTATGGCAGAAGATGCCGAATTCATCGAAGCCATTGAAAGAGCAGGAATCACGTTTATGGGACCCAGCTCCCATGTTGCCAAAGGTGCCGGTGCCAAGGACGAAGCAAAAAAACTTGCAAGAAGTCTGAATGTTTCGGTCACCCCAGGTGTGGACAATATCACAGCCCTTGCCTTACTTCGTAAAACTGGCAATTCAAAAGACGGTCTTCAAAAAGTTGCCAAGGAAAATAACTTAAACTTCTCGTTCGATGAGAAAAAGTCGTTAGAAGACAATGCTGAAATCCTATTGCAACTCTCTTACGAAAAAACCATCGACATCACATCGATCCCTGACTTGCAAAAAGAATCAGAAATCCTTTGTGAAGACATTTGGAAAAAATACCCAGGCAAACGCATTCGATTCAAATACATCGGCGGTGGTGGTGGAAAAGGCCAACGTGTCATCTCTTCGAAAGGAGAAATTGAATCTGCTGTGATGGAAATTTTAGCAGAATCAAAAGTAACAGCCGTTGGTTCCAACAGAAACTTCCTCATCGAACTCAATATTGAAAACACTCGTCACAATGAAATCCAGTTGATTGGAAATGGAGAGTGGTCCTTGTCGTTAGGTGGTCGTGACTGTTCCCTACAGATGCACGAACAAAAACTCCTAGAGATTTCCCAAACTGTTGAACTTTTGCAAAAAGAAGCTGACCTTGTTCGTTCCTCCAATTCTAAAAAAGCGGCCATCCTTGACAACGATGTACAAACTTTAAAGGATATGGAACACCAAGCAGAAGTGTTTGGAAAGGCAATCAAACTCAATTCTGTTTCTACATTTGAATGTATCGTCGAAGGCAATAGTTTCTTCTTTATGGAAGTGAACACTCGGATTCAGGTAGAACATCGTGTGACCGAGATGGTGTACAAGATGAAGTTCACCAATCCAAACGATCCAAATGACTTCTTCTATATTGATTCCCTTGTGGAAGCAATGGCTGTGTTATCCATCCATGGACCACGAGTTCCCAAACCAGAACGGATTGTTCGTAATGTATCTGGTGCTGAAGTTCGAATCAATGCCACAAACCGTGCCCTCCAACCTCATGCTGGTGGGATCATCCAAAACTGGTCGAATGCATTGCCAGAAGAAATCCGTGATGACCAAGGGATTTGTACGCGTAACCCAGACACAGGTGCCTTCGTGCATTATAACTTAGCGGGAGCATATGATTCCAACGTGGCCCTCATTGTCTCTTATGGCAATAGTAGAACAGAAAACCTTGAGATTTTAGGAAACATCCTTCGCAAAACAGAACTTAGGGGACAAAACCTAGAAACAAACTTACTCGTTCACTACGGTCTCATTCAGTGGATTTTAGGTAAGGATGCGATGTTCAAACCATCCACTGCCTTTATGATTTCGTATTTGGCAGGAATTGGTGCCTTACAATCCATCATCAATGATTTGGATTTGGAATACCTTTGGTCTGAAAAAACTAAGGCATCCGATGCTGATTTAAAGAAAATCCTTAGCAAAAAAATGACACTTGTGGTCCGCCCGATGGAGCGTCTCTTAGCGAACCCACACCTTCTCGGTGGTTTCCTCGGATACTTTGATGGAAAACTTTGGACACGCAGTGGAAACAATGTGAGTTTCAATGAAAACCCAATTCAATTTTTGGATTCGTTGTATTATTATTTGAATTTAGATACAACCGCTCAGAAAGCAAGTTCTGAAAAAATTTGGGATCATGATGAGAAGTTACTCATTGAAGCAAAAGAGTTTTATTCTGAACTTTCCAAACGCACTGGATTAAAAACTTGGAAAGAAATTTCTGATGTATTGGCGAAAGGAAAAAATCCTTCAAAAGAAATCTCGGATGAACTTTGGGAAAAAGTAAAAGCAAGTCATAATGGATTCCAAGCAGGTTTAGAAACCTTACTTCTGCTTCCAAAAATTGGAATCAAATCCAACTTTTTTGGCCTCGATGTGAATGTAGATTTGGATGGCGTTGTTCCTGATGAATTCAAAAACAAAGACACAAGGGATGCTTTCATCAAAACCTTAAACCCTCCACCAAAGATGTCTGGTGATGAAATTGTGGCTCCTATGGGTGGAATGTTCTATTCTAAGGAAGCTCCAAACCTTCCACCACTCGTGAATGAAGGGGACCACTTCCAAGCAGGACAACCACTCTTTATCATTGAAGTGATGAAGATGTTTAATAAGATCTTAGCTCCTGTGAGTGGAACGATGGTCAAAAATTTAATGGTAGATTCCGATGGAAAGATTGTGACAAAAGCGCAACCCATCTTTAAAATCAAACCAGATGAAATTTTGAAGGAAGAATCTCCTGAGGACATTCGCGCAAGAAAAGTGAAAGTAACAAAAGAATTGGGGCTCGGTTAA
- a CDS encoding protein-glutamate methylesterase/protein-glutamine glutaminase — MNRIKVFVIDDSAVVRQVLTEIFKQDSHFLFLGSASDPIFAMEKMNNDWPDVIVLDIEMPRMDGLSFLKKIMTERPTPVVICSTLTTEGSETAILAMNLGACDIITKPKIGLKDFLNESTMALTDAVIAAASASMKHLPNPTKTTEFKIQLEKKQELSSLQATEKIIAIGTSTGGTIALEQVLTKLPRDKTPGIVIVQHMPEKFTEAFAKRLDSICEIRVKEAKDGDRVVRGLALIAPGNKHMTLKRSGAQYYVEVMDGPLVNRHKPSVDVLFRSVAKHAGKNARGIIMTGMGDDGALGLLEMKEAGAETIAQNEETSVVFGMPKEAIKRGCVDHILPLGEIYKTIVGFG; from the coding sequence ATGAATCGAATTAAGGTTTTTGTGATCGATGACTCTGCTGTGGTCCGGCAAGTGCTTACTGAAATTTTTAAACAAGATTCACATTTTTTATTCTTAGGAAGTGCATCCGATCCCATCTTTGCCATGGAGAAAATGAACAATGATTGGCCCGATGTGATCGTACTTGATATCGAAATGCCTAGAATGGATGGACTTTCTTTCTTAAAAAAAATTATGACAGAAAGACCAACACCAGTTGTGATTTGTTCTACCCTCACTACAGAAGGTTCAGAAACTGCTATACTTGCCATGAACCTTGGTGCCTGTGACATCATCACCAAACCAAAAATTGGATTAAAAGATTTTTTAAATGAAAGTACCATGGCACTGACGGATGCGGTGATCGCTGCTGCATCAGCTTCGATGAAACACCTTCCCAATCCCACCAAAACAACAGAATTCAAAATACAACTGGAGAAAAAACAAGAACTTTCCTCCTTACAAGCCACAGAAAAAATCATCGCGATTGGAACATCCACTGGTGGTACCATAGCCCTCGAACAGGTGTTAACCAAATTACCGAGGGATAAAACCCCAGGAATCGTGATTGTCCAACATATGCCAGAAAAATTCACAGAAGCCTTTGCCAAACGATTGGATTCCATTTGTGAAATTCGTGTGAAAGAAGCAAAAGATGGAGACCGAGTGGTGAGAGGACTTGCGCTCATCGCTCCCGGCAACAAACATATGACACTAAAACGATCCGGTGCGCAGTACTACGTAGAAGTGATGGATGGGCCACTTGTGAATCGTCACAAACCGTCGGTGGATGTATTATTTCGTTCCGTTGCAAAACATGCCGGTAAAAATGCGAGAGGGATCATCATGACGGGAATGGGAGATGATGGAGCTTTGGGTTTACTGGAAATGAAAGAAGCTGGGGCAGAAACCATAGCCCAAAACGAAGAAACTTCAGTTGTCTTTGGAATGCCGAAAGAAGCGATCAAAAGAGGATGTGTTGACCACATCCTCCCGTTAGGTGAAATTTATAAAACGATCGTAGGCTTCGGTTAA
- a CDS encoding chemotaxis protein CheD, translated as METPIEVIDRFLNPGEIFFGDGHYRVRTLLGSCVSIVLWHPILQLGGMCHFLLPYPSDIKLEKTHKYGIDAFQYFLNEIKKKRTKPTEYSAKIFGGSNMFLNEEREILRNDASSLIGTKNAEFAKKILQENQIKIISEDLGGNQSRKIYFSVWDGEVWVEKK; from the coding sequence ATGGAAACACCGATTGAAGTCATCGATCGATTTTTAAATCCAGGGGAAATTTTCTTTGGAGATGGTCATTACCGAGTACGAACCCTTCTAGGATCATGTGTATCAATTGTCTTATGGCACCCGATCCTTCAGTTAGGTGGAATGTGTCATTTTTTACTCCCCTATCCCTCTGATATCAAACTGGAAAAAACGCATAAATATGGAATCGATGCCTTCCAATATTTTTTAAATGAAATCAAAAAAAAACGCACAAAACCCACGGAATACTCTGCCAAAATTTTTGGTGGATCGAATATGTTTTTAAATGAAGAACGAGAAATTTTAAGAAATGATGCCTCAAGCCTCATTGGAACGAAGAACGCCGAATTTGCAAAAAAAATCCTTCAGGAAAATCAAATCAAAATTATTTCTGAAGACCTTGGTGGAAACCAATCGAGAAAAATATATTTTTCTGTTTGGGACGGCGAAGTGTGGGTCGAAAAAAAATAA
- a CDS encoding chemotaxis protein CheW has translation MQEIQYLTFLLSNELFGLGILYIKEIIEFESVTHVPMMPEYIPGVINLRGNVVPVIDLNTRFYKKKTETNRKTCIIITEIKLEKETIDVGLLVDAVNEVVDIPENQIEEAPSFGSKIRLDFIQGIGKLENQFVIILKMNQILDLSEIQTIQETSSQVN, from the coding sequence ATGCAAGAGATTCAATATCTAACGTTTTTACTCTCCAATGAATTGTTTGGACTTGGGATTTTGTACATCAAAGAAATCATTGAATTTGAATCGGTAACACACGTTCCCATGATGCCTGAATACATCCCCGGTGTGATCAATTTGCGTGGAAATGTGGTCCCAGTGATCGACTTAAACACAAGGTTCTATAAAAAGAAAACGGAAACCAATCGTAAAACTTGTATCATCATCACTGAGATCAAATTAGAAAAGGAAACCATTGATGTAGGCCTTCTCGTTGATGCCGTGAATGAAGTCGTCGACATTCCAGAAAACCAAATCGAAGAAGCACCTAGTTTTGGATCCAAAATACGTTTGGACTTCATCCAAGGAATCGGAAAGTTAGAAAACCAATTTGTGATCATTTTAAAAATGAATCAAATCTTGGATTTATCCGAAATCCAAACCATCCAAGAAACATCGTCTCAAGTGAATTGA
- a CDS encoding chemotaxis protein CheA: protein MDLTEVIDAYLVESDELLREMEVILLRTESSLPTEDDMNAIFRAVHTIKGTAGMFGFDSTVSFAHVVENLLDELRSKTIPFQIPLTEILLKAKDHLSYLVSEETRGKISSDKLSFGQNILDEMKPFLLASVAPNPIQNQSSNESVAESNTTIHHQSNLEQKSENDSKNSISSYLISFRPNQNVFSHGLDPISFIGYLKKIGTILSLKTIEQFLPEGNEYDPENCYLGFEINFKTDKDLETVQKVFNFIEQDCFLHIYPPGFNVLDLVDLSNQLPEEEIFLGNIWKEIQILNDETFLLYLEEIKIRKTGIPSTALAHTDSHTNLKTKITPEIPEQSKETQKSMTIKVDSKRIDNLINRVGELVVSCANMNQLIGDSDDSNLQESSQMVIRLLNEVREISLKLRMVPIGESFQKYSRIVRDLGKDLQKDIRLITEGDETELDRNIVEKLSDPLTHLVRNACDHGLELPEDRLNVGKPKQGTIRLNAYHEAGNVIIEVSDDGNGISKEKVWKKGIEKGLVTGEIPDSDEEVYKLLFHPGFSTASQITNVSGRGVGLDVVSKNIEALRGTITVKSTPSQGSRFILRLPLTLAIIEGFLVAVGKSHFIIPMEMVLECLHFSDDHKTESNQFFALRGNLIPFLRLKDYYPCESEEEAFRENIVIVRNGEKKAGIVVEKLLGEYQTVIKPMGSVFRHVKGVSGSSILGDGNVALIIDVPSLFERTITVENQKLLNHRG from the coding sequence ATGGATTTAACGGAAGTCATCGATGCCTATTTAGTCGAATCTGATGAACTCCTAAGAGAGATGGAGGTCATTTTACTTCGTACGGAATCCTCTCTTCCAACCGAAGACGATATGAATGCTATTTTTCGGGCTGTGCATACGATCAAAGGTACAGCTGGCATGTTTGGATTTGATTCTACTGTTTCCTTCGCTCATGTCGTGGAAAATCTCTTAGATGAATTACGTTCCAAAACCATCCCTTTCCAAATTCCACTCACCGAAATTTTACTCAAAGCAAAAGACCATTTGTCTTATTTAGTTTCAGAAGAAACAAGAGGCAAAATTTCTTCTGACAAATTATCATTTGGTCAAAACATCTTAGACGAGATGAAACCATTCTTACTCGCAAGTGTCGCTCCAAATCCGATACAGAACCAAAGTTCCAATGAATCTGTTGCAGAATCAAATACAACAATTCACCATCAATCAAACTTGGAACAAAAATCCGAGAACGATTCAAAAAACAGTATTTCATCTTATTTGATTTCTTTTCGACCCAATCAAAATGTTTTTTCACATGGTCTTGATCCCATTTCATTCATTGGTTATTTGAAAAAAATTGGAACGATACTTTCGTTAAAAACGATAGAACAATTCCTACCAGAAGGAAACGAATACGATCCTGAAAATTGTTATTTGGGATTTGAGATCAATTTTAAAACTGATAAGGATTTAGAGACAGTTCAAAAGGTTTTTAATTTCATCGAACAAGATTGTTTTTTGCATATTTACCCACCCGGTTTTAATGTGTTAGATCTTGTTGATCTATCAAACCAACTCCCAGAAGAAGAAATTTTTCTGGGGAACATATGGAAAGAGATTCAAATCCTAAATGATGAAACGTTTCTTCTTTATTTAGAAGAAATCAAAATAAGAAAGACTGGCATTCCATCCACTGCTCTCGCTCATACTGACTCCCATACAAATTTAAAAACCAAAATCACTCCCGAAATTCCTGAACAATCGAAAGAAACGCAAAAGTCCATGACGATCAAAGTGGATTCAAAACGTATTGATAATTTAATCAATCGTGTAGGGGAACTTGTGGTCTCTTGTGCCAATATGAACCAACTAATAGGCGATTCAGATGATTCAAATTTACAAGAGTCATCTCAAATGGTAATACGCCTGTTAAACGAAGTTCGCGAAATTTCTCTCAAATTAAGAATGGTTCCCATAGGTGAAAGTTTTCAGAAGTATTCAAGAATTGTCCGCGACTTAGGAAAGGATCTACAAAAAGACATTCGACTGATCACAGAAGGTGATGAAACGGAACTTGATCGTAATATCGTGGAAAAACTTAGCGATCCCCTCACCCATCTCGTTCGGAACGCATGTGACCATGGTTTGGAACTCCCTGAAGATCGCCTAAACGTTGGAAAACCAAAACAAGGAACGATTCGACTCAATGCCTACCATGAAGCTGGGAACGTGATCATTGAAGTTTCTGATGATGGCAATGGAATTTCCAAAGAGAAGGTTTGGAAAAAAGGAATTGAGAAAGGCCTTGTTACTGGCGAAATACCTGACTCTGATGAGGAAGTTTACAAACTTTTATTCCATCCAGGTTTTTCGACAGCTTCCCAAATTACCAATGTTTCAGGGAGAGGTGTCGGACTTGATGTAGTTTCTAAAAACATAGAAGCATTGCGAGGGACAATCACAGTAAAATCAACTCCTAGTCAAGGCAGTCGTTTTATTCTGAGATTACCTCTCACACTTGCGATCATTGAAGGATTTTTAGTCGCAGTAGGAAAAAGTCACTTTATCATTCCTATGGAAATGGTTCTTGAGTGTTTACATTTTTCTGATGATCATAAAACAGAATCGAATCAATTCTTTGCTCTCCGAGGGAATCTCATCCCCTTCCTTCGACTTAAAGATTATTACCCTTGCGAGTCTGAAGAAGAGGCCTTTCGGGAAAATATTGTCATTGTTCGCAATGGTGAAAAAAAAGCAGGGATCGTTGTAGAAAAACTCTTAGGTGAATACCAAACAGTCATCAAACCTATGGGTTCCGTCTTTCGTCATGTAAAAGGTGTCAGTGGGTCTAGCATCTTGGGTGATGGAAATGTAGCACTTATCATAGATGTTCCTTCTTTATTTGAAAGAACGATCACAGTTGAAAATCAAAAATTATTGAATCACAGAGGTTGA
- a CDS encoding STAS domain-containing protein has protein sequence MEPNQTIVSSNEGTSIQWTGYLTVPFIKEWYDLANHWDFPKGKRTKLDLNGIERIDSAGIQFLIFIKKRSHSKHQVLELTNHSLPVLKVLDLLGLVSFFGDRIKVKKEHSNEVEFRYGTRKVS, from the coding sequence ATGGAACCGAATCAAACGATTGTATCATCCAACGAAGGAACGAGTATCCAGTGGACAGGATACCTCACTGTGCCTTTTATCAAAGAATGGTATGATTTGGCTAATCATTGGGATTTTCCAAAAGGCAAAAGAACCAAACTTGATTTAAATGGAATTGAAAGAATCGATTCCGCAGGAATTCAGTTCTTAATTTTTATCAAAAAAAGAAGCCACTCCAAACACCAAGTGTTGGAACTCACCAATCACTCTTTACCTGTTTTAAAGGTACTCGATTTACTTGGTCTTGTCTCTTTTTTCGGAGATCGGATCAAAGTCAAAAAAGAACATTCGAATGAAGTCGAATTTCGTTACGGGACAAGGAAAGTATCTTAA
- a CDS encoding response regulator: MNRKILIIDDSAVFRKIISVHLKNANFDLIEAGDGLEGLKQLEANAVDLIVSDMNMPNMDGISFIKKVKENAKFKFTPIIMLTTESQPEKKQQGMDAGAKAWLTKPFSPEELLDTITKLLP; this comes from the coding sequence ATGAATAGAAAAATCTTAATTATCGATGACTCGGCAGTGTTTCGTAAAATCATTTCTGTCCATCTAAAAAATGCAAACTTTGATCTCATTGAAGCTGGTGATGGCTTAGAAGGTTTAAAACAACTCGAAGCAAATGCTGTGGATTTGATTGTTTCTGATATGAATATGCCCAATATGGATGGAATTAGTTTCATCAAAAAAGTGAAGGAAAATGCAAAGTTTAAATTCACTCCAATCATCATGTTAACGACAGAATCGCAACCGGAAAAAAAACAACAAGGAATGGATGCTGGTGCAAAGGCTTGGCTTACCAAACCGTTTTCTCCCGAAGAACTTTTGGATACGATTACAAAATTATTACCATAG